One Williamsia phyllosphaerae genomic window, GGCCGGCGGCCGCTCCCAGCGGATGCGCACCGCGCGTCCGGCGCGCAACGTCATCGATTCGATGACGCCGGCGCGGAGGGACGACCCCTCGATCTGCGCTCGCAACGCGGCGTGGTCGTCGGAGCCTACGAGCGCCGAGGCGCTGGAGTTCTCGAGCAGGATCTCGTCGGCCAACGCGATCACCGGCGCGCCTCGACGCGACGCGTTGCTGCGTTGGAACGCGGCGAACAGCAACTGCTCACTCGAGCGGGTCTCCTCGAGCAGCCGGCTCTGGATGTCGGAGGCCGACTGCGCGAGCAGTGGCCGCAGCAGCGGGTTGTCCTCGTCGACGAGATAGGTGATGTCGAGGACGCCCTCGATACGTCGGGTGACCGGATGGATCAACGGGTGGCCGTGACAGCTGAACCCCTTCATCGCCTCGATGTAGTGCTCGTCGCCGCGGACGGACACGGGGACGCGCAGTTCGTGGACCGTCGCGATCGAGTTGGTCCCGGAGGTCTGCTCGCTGAAGGGCCGTCCCAGGACCGTGCCGGTGGCGGTGACCGCGTCGCGTACCTGGTGTGAGCCGAACCGCAGGTCGACCAGGCGTGCGTCGCGGTCGGAGAGCAGGACGCAGTAGCGGGTCCGCGCGAGCATCGACTCCATGCGGTCGAGGACGGGCTCGGCGGCGGCCAGGAGACGACTGCGGCGGTCCACGTCGGACACCGAGAACCGCTCGAGCGAGTCGTCCGGGCGCAGTCCGCTGCTCCGCGACCGCTCCCAGGATCGGGCGATCTCGTCGCGCAACGCGGGTGAGTCGCCCGGGCTCGGTGTCGCGACAACTGTGTCGTGGGCCACACATTTGTTCTACACCTCATTCGGACATCCGCGCCCGGGTACGAGTCCTCGCTCAACTCACGAATCCGCGTCGGGCATGACGCGGGTTCTTGGGTTCGGCGCGGGTTCAGACGGCAAGGAGTCGCAACCTGAGGAGCCAATCGCGGATCAGGGGCACGACGCGACCACGCTCCAGGTCGTTCCAGGTCCAGCGGATGACCATGATCCCGGCTCGCCGCAACGCGTCCTCGCGTTCCTTCTCGCGACGCATCGCGTCGAACGGTGTCTCTCCGGGCCGTAGATGCTTCTGGTACCTGACCATCCCGTCGAATTCGCCGACGAGGAGTCCCGCCCAGTCGAAATCGGTTCGTGCGACCAGTTCACCTGTCGCCGAGTGAAATTCGTGTTGTAGACGCGCCGGCGGCAGACCGGCGTCGATCATCTGCGCTCGGCTCCAGGATTCACCGGGGTTCTCGGCGTTGCCGTCGGCGTGGTGCAACGCACGCCGGGCCTGGCCGACGCCGCGGCGCGGGATCAGCAGCATCGCCGCCATCACGCTCCGATCGGCGCCCATTCGCAACGCTGAGTCCAGAACGGCGAGGGCCCCCGCAAAACCGATGCTGCGGTCGGAGCATCTCGAGTCGGTGCAGCGTCGCCGCGCTCTGATGACTCACCACGACCGAACCGTCCGGTGACCCGGTGGCGATGCCCATCAGGCGGTGGGTCTGCTCGGGTGTCCGTTCCGTGCGGCGGGTGAAGACGCCGCGCGTGACGCGGACGAGTTCGCCCGCGGCCACGGCCCTGGCGAGCTGTGCGTCGGTGTACCCGCATCGGACTGCGTTGCTGCGGTGAACGAGGCCGTGACGATCGGTGGGGAAGGAATTCACTGCACTCGGACGCAGCGGGAGCCGATTCGGTGCCATGGGTGCGTGAATCCGCGCCAAGCAGCCAAATCCGCGCCGGGCACGACGCGGGTTCGTGAGTTCGACGCGGAGACGCGGCCTGGCGGTCGCTAGGCGGAGGAGGCGGCGTCCGAGCGTCGACCGACCAGGGCGGGCAGATCGGCCACGACCGCATCCGGTGACGGCATGGCCTCGATCTCGTCGACCATGACCGCGCAGGCGCGGGTGATCAGCGCGGCCGGGTCGAGTAGTTCTTCGACCGCCGAGCGGATGCCGAGTGGCGTGGTCTGGGCACCGATTAACTGTCGACCGAGACCGCCGGAGACGACGGCGTCGGCGTTGCGGAACTGGTCGGCACCCTGGGGGAGGACGAGTTGCGGCAGGCCGGCGGCCAGGGCGGCCAGGGTCGTGCCCGCGCCGCCGTGGTGGACGATCGCCGAGGCGTGGGGGAGTACGGCCGCCTGCGGGACCCAGTCGGCGACGTGCACCGCGTCGGGGACGACGCCCAACGCCTCGCGCGACACCGACGGCCCGAGCGCCAACAACACCCGCACACCCAACGACGCGATCGAGGTGACCGCGGCGGCGAGGATCGCGGCGTCGCCGAACTCGGTACCGAGTGTCACGTAGACGAGGGGACGCAGATCGGAGTCGTCGGTGACGACGGCAGGGAGCGGACCGTCGGGGGCGAAGGCGGTCGGGCGCAGTGGGATGCGGCCGACCCGGCGCACCACGGCCGGGTCCTGGATCGACGCCGGGAAGATGTCGAGCAAAGGTGCGTCGGCGACGTCGCGGTCGAACCCGAAGCCGCGCCCGATGCCGTGGACGACGACCGGGATCCCGGCCGCGGCCGCCGCATCGACCGCGCCGAAGTTGCCCGCCTCGGCGATCACCGCGTCCGGGCGCACCCGATCGAGGATCGGCGCGAGGTCGGTCGCGAACGACCGGGGGATGATCTCGCCGAACGCCCGGTCGACCAGGTCCCGGTGTCCCTCGGTGTTCGCCTTGAGTTCTGCGGTGGACGACACCGACCCGCTGCTCGCGACCACCTGCTCGAAGGCGTCGGCGATCGACGTGCCCGCCGTCTCGGTCGCGAAGCCGAGCTCATCCAGCACGCGGTGCATGGTGCCGCCGGTCGCCCAGTGGACGCGGTGACCTGCCCGCTGGGCGGCGCGCGCCAGCGGGATCAGCGGAAACGTGTGGCCGTAGGCCGCGAGCGAGGAGAAGAGGAGGTCCACGAGGACGACTTTAGTGGCACTAACTAGTCGATGCGCAGGACCGCCGGACGGCGGGGAATCGATGACCTCTACATGGCGCTCATCTGAACACCGGCCGATGCCTCGTGGGATTTTTGACCTCACCTGGCGCTGTCGGTACAGTTGACCGCTGGTGCCTGGCAACTGCCGGGCGAGTTCGTATGCCCACAATCGCCGTCGGGATCCCTGACTGCGAGCGTATGCGACGAGCTGAGGTGCCAACCCACTCGCGAGCGTGTCCGACACGCCCGGTTGTGGGGGAGCAAAACAACGACTGATCAGCGCTTTCGGGCCTGATGGGGCGATCTGTGGAGACCTCGGATCTCATCGATCCGAATGTCTGTCCGGAGCACCAACCACAGAGACACATCACGAACGCCAACACAGAGGATTGACTTTCAGTGCCAACTATCAACCAGCTGGTCCGCAAGGGCCGCCACGACAAGCCTGCCAAGCAGAAGACGGCAGCGCTCAAGGGCAGCCCTCAGCGCCGCGGTGTGTGCACTCGCGTGTACACGACAACCCCCAAGAAGCCGAACTCCGCTCTGCGTAAGGTCGCCCGCGTGCGCCTCACCAGCTCGGTCGAGGTGACCGCCTACATCCCCGGTGAAGGCCACAACCTGCAGGAGCACTCGATGGTGCTCGTCCGCGGTGGTCGTGTGAAGGACCTCCCGGGTGTGCGTTACAAGGTCATCCGCGGCTCGCTCGACACCCAGGGCGTCAAGGCCCGCAAGCAGGGACGCAGCAAGTACGGCGCGAAGAAGGAGAAGGGCTGATGCCACGTAAAGGACCCGCCCCGAAGCGCCCCCTCGTCAACGACCCGGTCTACAGCTCGCCGCTGGTCACCCAGCTGGTGAACAAGATCCTCCTCGACGGCAAGAAGTCGACCGCCGAGCGCATCGTCTACCAGGCGCTCGAGCAGGCTCGCGAGAAGACCGGTACCGATCCGGTCATCACGCTCAAGCGCGCGCTCGACAACGTCAAGCCCGCCCTCGAGGTCAAGAGCCGCCGCGTCGGTGGTGCCACCTACCAGGTGCCCATCGAGGTCAAGCCCAACCGCGCCAACACCCTCGCCCTCCGCTGGCTGGTCACGTTCAGCCGGCAGCGTCGCGAGAAGACGATGGTCGAGCGGTTGGCCAACGAACTGCTCGACGCCAGCAACGGTCTCGGTGCCGCAGTCAAGCGCCGTGAGGACACCCACAAGATGGCTGAGGCCAACCGGGCGTTCGCGCACTACCGCTGGTGACAGCTGCGGTCAGACGGTGATCCACCCGGGTCACCGTCGGACCGTCCACCAATCCCAAGATCTCTACGCGAAAAAGCGAGGCAGATAAGTGGCACAGGACGTGCTGACCGACCTCAACAAGGTCCGCAACATCGGCATCATGGCCCACATCGATGCCGGCAAGACCACCACCACCGAGCGCATCCTCTTCTACACCGGTATCTCGTACAAGATCGGTGAGGTCCATGACGGCGCAGCCACCATGGACTGGATGGAGCAGGAGCAGGAGCGTGGCATCACGATCACCTCTGCTGCCACCACCTGCTTCTGGAACGACAACCAGATCAACATCATCGACACCCCCGGTCACGTCGACTTCACCGTCGAGGTCGAGCGGTCGCTGCGCGTGCTCGACGGCGCAGTCGCGGTGTTCGACGGCAAAGAGGGTGTCGAGCCGCAGTCGGAGCAGGTCTGGCGACAGGCCGACAAGTACGACGTGCCGCGTATCTGCTTCGTCAACAAGATGGACAAGCTCGGTGCGGACTTCTACTACACCGTGCAGACCATCAAGGACCGTCTCGGCGCCAAGCCGTTGGTCATCCAGCTGCCGATCGGCTCCGAGGGTGGCTTCGAGGGCATCGTCGACCTGGTCGAGATGAAGGCCAAGGTCTGGCGCGGCGAGACCAAGCTCGGTGAGTCCTACGAGACCATCGACATCCCCGAGGATCTGCTCGAGAGCGCTGAGCAGTACCGCGAGGAGCTCCTCGAGACCGTCGCCGAGTCCGACGAGGCTCTGCTGGAGAAGCACTTCGGCGGCGAGCCGCTGACGATCGACGAGATCAAGGCCGCCATCCGCAAGATGACGGTGAACTCCGAGATCTACCCGGTGCTGTGCGGTTCGGCGTTCAAGAACAAGGGCGTTCAGCCCATGCTCGACGCCGTCATCGACTACCTCCCCTCCCCGCTGGACGTCGAGTCGGTCACCGGCCACGCCGTCGGTGACGAGGAGAAGCTGATCGAGCGTCGGCCGTCCTCGGACGAGCCGTTCTCGGCGCTCGCGTTCAAGATCGCGACGCACCCCTTCTTCGGCAAGCTGACCTACGTCCGGGTGTACTCGGGCAAGGTCGACTCCGGTGCCCAGGTCATCAACTCGACCAAGGGCAAGAAGGAGCGTCTGGGCAAGCTGTTCCAGATGCACTCCAACAAGGAGAACGCGATCGCGACCGCATCCGCGGGTCACATCTACGCGGTCATCGGCCTCAAGGACACCACCACGGGTGACACCCTCTGCGATCCGCAGAACCAGGTGATCCTCGAGTCGATGACCTTCCCGGACCCGGTCATCCAGGTCTCGATCGAGCCCAAGACCAAGTCCGACCAGGAGAAGCTGGGCACCGCGATCCAGAAGCTCGCCGAAGAGGATCCGACCTTCTCGGTGAAGCTGGACGAGGACACCGGCCAGACCGTCATCGGCGGCATGGGCGAGCTCCACCTCGACATCCTGGTCGACCGCATGAAGCGCGAATTCAAGGTCGAGGCCAACGTCGGCAAGCCGCAGGTGGCCTACCGCGAGACGATTCGCAAGACCGTCGAGAAGCACGACTTCACCCACAAGAAGCAGACGGGTGGATCGGGCCAGTTCGCGAAGGTCGTCGTCAAGCTCGAGCCGCTGGTCGACGCCGAGGACGGCGCGACCTACGAGTTCGTCAACGCCGTCTCCGGTGGTCGTGTCCCGCGCGAGTACATCCCGTCGGTGGATGCCGGTGCGCAGGACGCCATGCAGTACGGAGTGCTCGCCGGTTACCCGTTGGTCAACCTGAAGTTCTCGCTTCTCGATGGCCAGTACCACGACGTCGACTCCTCGGAGATGGCGTTCAAGATCGCCGGTTCGCAGGCACTGAAGGAGGCCGCCCGCATGGCCGGCCCCGTCATCCTCGAACCGTTGATGGCCGTCGAGGTCATCACGCCCGAGGACTACATGGGCGATGTGATCGGTGACCTCAACTCACGCCGTGGCCAGATCCAGGCCATGGAGGAGCGCAGCGGTGCCCGTATCGTCAAGGCGCAGGTCCCGCTGTCGGAGATGTTCGGCTACATCGGAGACCTCCGGTCGAGGACTCAGGGCCGGGCGAACTACTCCATGGTGTTCGACTCGTACGCTGAGGTTCCGGCGAACGTGGCGAAGGAAATCATCGCGAAGGCGACGGGCGAGTAGTCGCGACGGGCGAGCAATCGCCACCGCGTCGTGACAACCGTCGCGACGCACACAGCAAGTACAAAACTTTTTGCCCCTGAGAAAGTCTCAGGCGCAACGACAGTCCAGGAGGACATCAAGTGGGTAAGGCGAAGTTCGAGCGGAACAAGCCGCACGTCAACATCGGCACCATCGGTCACGTCGACCACGGCAAGACCACGCTGACCGCGGCCATCACCAAGGTTCTGCACGACAAGTACCCGGACCTCAACGCCGCGTTCGCGTTCGACCAGATCGACAAGGCGCCGGAGGAGAAGGCTCGTGGTATCACGATCAACATCTCCCACGTCGAGTACCAGACCGAGAAGCGTCACTACGCGCACGTCGACGCCCCCGGTCACGCCGACTACATCAAGAACATGATCACCGGTGCGGCCCAGATGGACGGTGCGATTCTCGTCGTCGCCGCCACCGACGGCCCGATGCCCCAGACGCGTGAGCACGTGCTGCTCGCCCGCCAGGTCGGCGTGCCGTACATCCTCGTCGCGCTCAACAAGGCCGACATGGTCGACGACGAGGAGATCATCGAGCTCGTCGAGATGGAGGTCCGCGAACTGCTGGCCGCCCAGGACTTCGACGAGGATGCTCCGGTCGTCAAGGTGTCCGCGCTCAAGGCCCTCGAGGGTGACGAGAAGTGGGGCGAGGCCATCGCCGAGCTCATGCAGGCCGTCGACGACTCGGTGCCGGACCCGGTCCGCGAGACCGAGAAGCCCTTCCTCATGCCCGTCGAGGACGTCTTCACGATCACCGGTCGTGGCACCGTCGTCACCGGCCGTGTCGAGCGCGGTTCGGTCAACGTGAACGAGGATGTCGAGATCGTGGGCATCAAGGAGAAGTCGACCAAGTCGACCGTCACCGGTATCGAGATGTTCCACAAGCTGCTCGACTCGGCAGAGGCGGGCGACAACGCCGGCCTGCTGCTGCGTGGACTCAAGCGTGAGGACGTCGAGCGCGGCCAGGTCGTCATCAAGCCCGGCACCACGACCCCGCACACCGAGTTCGAGGGCCAGGCGTACATCCTGTCGAAGGACGAGGGCGGTCGCCACACCCCGTTCTTCAACAACTACCGTCCCCAGTTCTACTTCCGTACGACTGACGTGACGGGCGTCGTGACCCTGCCCGAGGGCACCGAAATGGTCATGCCCGGTGACAACACCGAGATGAGCGTCAAGCTGATCCAGCCGGTCGCCATGGACGAGGGCCTGCGCTTCGCGATCCGTGAGGGTGGCCGCACCGTCGGTGCCGGTCGCGTCACCAAGATCACCAAGTGACACCCTCCCGCGCGTAGCGCGGGAACGCACCACGAGAACGCCCGATCCCACCAGGGGTCGGGCGTTCTCGCGTCGGACGGGTCGGACAGGACCTCGGCCGGAGCAGGACAGGGGTGTCGCTGTCCGATCGGGCAGTTCTTCGCAGCGGAGCCGACAGTTCGGCGTCGGAACGTCCCAGCGCCCGGGTCACGGTCCTTAACGTCGGTCGAGTCAACCGCGTTACTCGCGGGCCCGTCGTGCAAAGGACAAGTCATGCAGGTCGACGACCTACTCAAGCCGTTCCCCATCAAAGAGTTCCATCCCTTCCCCCGCGCGATGATGGGTCCCGGGGCCCACGAGATGATCGGTCCCGAGGCCCTCAAGCTCGGGTTCAAGAAGACCCTGGTCATGACGTCAGGATTGCGCGGCACCGACACCGTGCACAACATCGTCGAGTCGATGCGGTACCACGGTCTCGAGGTGGTGGTCTACGACAAGGTCGAGTCCAACCCCAAGGACTACAACGTCATGGACGCGGTGTCGATGTACTCCGAGGCCAAGTGCGACAGCTTCGTCTCCATCGGCGGCGGCTCGAGCCACGACGCGTGCAAGGGCGCCCGCATCGCCGTCGCCCACGACGGCCGCAACGTCAACGAGTTCGAGGGCTTCAACAAGAGCGAGAACCCCAAGAACCCGCCGCACATCGCCGTGTCCACCACGGCCGGCACGGGTTCGGAGACGTCGTGGGCGTATGTCATCACCGACACCACCACCGACCCGGACAACCCGCACAAGTACGTCGCGTTCGACGACGCGAGCGTGACCACGCTGGCCATCGACGACCCGGTGCTCTACTACACGTGTCCCACCGACTACACCGCGCAATGCGGGTTCGACGTCCTCGCCCACGCCAGCGAGCCCTACGTCTCCCGTCTCAACTTCGAGCCGTCGAAGGGCAATGCCCTGCACGCCATCAAGATGACCGTGGACAACCTGCGCGCGGCCACCTGGAACGGTGAGGATCTGCCCGGTCGCGAGGGAATGATGTACGCGCAGTACATCGCCGCCCAGGCGTTCAACTCCGGCGGCCTCGGCATCATCCACTCGATCAGCCACGCGATCAGCGCCTTCTACGACACCCACCACGGCCTCAACAACGCTGTCGCGCTGCCCCGTGTGTGGGCGTTCAACATGACCGCCGACTACCGGAAGTTCGCCGACATCGCCGTCGCCATGGGCATCGACACCCACGGCATGTCCGATCAGCGGGCGTCGCACGCCGCGCTCGAGTCGGCCATCCAGCTGCTGCGCGACGTCGGCATCGTCGAGCGGTTCGTCGACGTCCACTCCAACAGCTACAGCAAGAATCGTCTCGGCACCGGGCCGACCAAGTACTACGAGAACGCCAAGGTGATCTCCGGTGACGACAAGGACGTCGCCCGCATCACCAACCACGTCCTCGGCGACGCCTGCACTCCGGGCAACCTCAAGGAGTGCACCTTCGACACGGTCTATCCGGTGGTCGAGCACTGCATGGTCGGCGACCTCGATGACCTGATCGGCTGACCCGTCTCCGACTCCGGCGCCCCGCCCGAGCAGGCGGGGCGCCGGCTCCATCCCCACGCACACACCACCGAGGAAGGCCGATTCGTGTCGCCTGACAACGTCACCCCCGTCGACGAGAAAACCGCTCACACAGACGATCTCGAGTCGGTGCACGACTTCGATTCCGTCGAGGACGTCACCGCACGGTTCGGTGAGACCGGCTACATCATCGACGAGCGTCTCGCGACCACGGTCTTCCTGCAGACCCGATTGGACAAGCCGGTGCTGCTCGAGGGGCCGGCCGGCGTCGGCAAGACGGAGCTGGCCAAGGCGCTCGCGCAGGTCACGGGGCGACGACTGCTGCGCCTGCAGTGCTACGAGGGCCAGGACGAGACCAAGGCGCTCTACGAATGGGATTACGGCAAGCAGCTGCTCTACACCCAGGTGCTCAAGGAGAAGATCGGTCAGCTCGTCGCCGACGCCGACACGCTCGGTGAGGCCGTGGACCGTATCTCGGCGCAGGAGAGCGTCTTCTTCTCCGAACGGTTCCTGGCTCCTCGACCGCTGCTCGAGGCCATCCGATCACCCGAACCGGTGGTGTTGCTGATCGACGAGGTGGACCGCGCCGACGAGGCCCTCGAGGCGGTGCTGCTCGAGCTGCTCGGCGAGAACCAGGTGTCGGTGCCCGAGATCGGGACGTTCGTCGCGAAGATCCGGCCCTACGTGGTGCTGACGTCGAACAACACCCGCGACCTGTCCGCGGCGCTGAAACGTCGCTGCCTGCACAGCTTCCTGGGGTATCCGACGGCCGAACGCGAACTCGAGATCGTCGTCTCGAAGGACACCGGACTCGCGCAGTCCCTCGCCGCGCAACTCGTCGATGTCGTCCGCGGCCTGCGCGATCTCGACCTGCGCAAGTCGCCGAGCATCTCCGAGACCGTCGACTGGGCCCGGACACTGGCCGTCCTCGGCGCCATCGAGCTGACCCCGAAACTGCTCAACGACACGGTCTCGGTCGTGGTGAAGTACGACAAGGACGTCACGAAGGCCACGGCGGTGATGGCCCGCCTCATCGATCCCAACGCCACCATCGACGAGCACAGCCATGAGCACGGGCACGATCATGGCCACGGACACAGCCACGGTCCGGGACACAGCCACACTCACGATGACGACGCGGACTCCGGACCGTCGGGCTCGGAGATCCGCGCGGCCAAGGACACCCCCGGTCGCCACAGCGACAACTACTACGGCGCCACGACCGGGCCCGATCCCGCCATGGCACCACCCGCTCCTGGCACGGAGGCATCGATTGCCGGAGGACGGAACTCGTCGTTCGCCCGAGGGTTCGGTTCGAAGAAGCCCGGGCCCACCACCAAGCGACGGGACTGACACCGTGGAGCAGAGCCTGCACCGGTTCGTCCGGTTGCTCCGTCTCCGCGGGCTGCGAATCTCCACCCCGGAGACGATCGACGCGATGAACGCGGCGGCCTTGCCGGGCATCCTGACCGCCCGTCCGATCCTGAAGGAGGCGTTGCGCAACGCGCTCGTCAAGGACATCGAGGGCGATGCGATCTTCGACGAGGTCTTCGATCTCTTCTTCGCACTGGTCCGGGTGCAGCCGGAGCAGGATGACCACGGCCACACCCACAGCCACGACGACCTGTCCGACGAGGGCACCCTCGAGCAGTTCACGCTGTCGGAGGAGCCGGGCCAACTGCCGCAGCAGGGGCACGAACACGGGGCACCGTCGGA contains:
- the fusA gene encoding elongation factor G, with translation MAQDVLTDLNKVRNIGIMAHIDAGKTTTTERILFYTGISYKIGEVHDGAATMDWMEQEQERGITITSAATTCFWNDNQINIIDTPGHVDFTVEVERSLRVLDGAVAVFDGKEGVEPQSEQVWRQADKYDVPRICFVNKMDKLGADFYYTVQTIKDRLGAKPLVIQLPIGSEGGFEGIVDLVEMKAKVWRGETKLGESYETIDIPEDLLESAEQYREELLETVAESDEALLEKHFGGEPLTIDEIKAAIRKMTVNSEIYPVLCGSAFKNKGVQPMLDAVIDYLPSPLDVESVTGHAVGDEEKLIERRPSSDEPFSALAFKIATHPFFGKLTYVRVYSGKVDSGAQVINSTKGKKERLGKLFQMHSNKENAIATASAGHIYAVIGLKDTTTGDTLCDPQNQVILESMTFPDPVIQVSIEPKTKSDQEKLGTAIQKLAEEDPTFSVKLDEDTGQTVIGGMGELHLDILVDRMKREFKVEANVGKPQVAYRETIRKTVEKHDFTHKKQTGGSGQFAKVVVKLEPLVDAEDGATYEFVNAVSGGRVPREYIPSVDAGAQDAMQYGVLAGYPLVNLKFSLLDGQYHDVDSSEMAFKIAGSQALKEAARMAGPVILEPLMAVEVITPEDYMGDVIGDLNSRRGQIQAMEERSGARIVKAQVPLSEMFGYIGDLRSRTQGRANYSMVFDSYAEVPANVAKEIIAKATGE
- the tuf gene encoding elongation factor Tu, translated to MGKAKFERNKPHVNIGTIGHVDHGKTTLTAAITKVLHDKYPDLNAAFAFDQIDKAPEEKARGITINISHVEYQTEKRHYAHVDAPGHADYIKNMITGAAQMDGAILVVAATDGPMPQTREHVLLARQVGVPYILVALNKADMVDDEEIIELVEMEVRELLAAQDFDEDAPVVKVSALKALEGDEKWGEAIAELMQAVDDSVPDPVRETEKPFLMPVEDVFTITGRGTVVTGRVERGSVNVNEDVEIVGIKEKSTKSTVTGIEMFHKLLDSAEAGDNAGLLLRGLKREDVERGQVVIKPGTTTPHTEFEGQAYILSKDEGGRHTPFFNNYRPQFYFRTTDVTGVVTLPEGTEMVMPGDNTEMSVKLIQPVAMDEGLRFAIREGGRTVGAGRVTKITK
- the rpsL gene encoding 30S ribosomal protein S12 gives rise to the protein MPTINQLVRKGRHDKPAKQKTAALKGSPQRRGVCTRVYTTTPKKPNSALRKVARVRLTSSVEVTAYIPGEGHNLQEHSMVLVRGGRVKDLPGVRYKVIRGSLDTQGVKARKQGRSKYGAKKEKG
- the mdo gene encoding NDMA-dependent methanol dehydrogenase (This methanol dehydrogenase is considered a nicotinoprotein, since its NADP cofactor remains is not dissociable, but instead remains permanently bound. A member of this family has been shown to act as a formaldehyde dismutase, able to convert two molecules of formaldehyde (plus one water molecule) into one of methanol and one of formate, with no net change in its redox state. More recently, it was shown in Mycobacterium smegmatis that this enzyme is critical to ethanol utilization, for which the biosynthesis of the cofactor-like electron carrier mycofactocin is also required.) translates to MQVDDLLKPFPIKEFHPFPRAMMGPGAHEMIGPEALKLGFKKTLVMTSGLRGTDTVHNIVESMRYHGLEVVVYDKVESNPKDYNVMDAVSMYSEAKCDSFVSIGGGSSHDACKGARIAVAHDGRNVNEFEGFNKSENPKNPPHIAVSTTAGTGSETSWAYVITDTTTDPDNPHKYVAFDDASVTTLAIDDPVLYYTCPTDYTAQCGFDVLAHASEPYVSRLNFEPSKGNALHAIKMTVDNLRAATWNGEDLPGREGMMYAQYIAAQAFNSGGLGIIHSISHAISAFYDTHHGLNNAVALPRVWAFNMTADYRKFADIAVAMGIDTHGMSDQRASHAALESAIQLLRDVGIVERFVDVHSNSYSKNRLGTGPTKYYENAKVISGDDKDVARITNHVLGDACTPGNLKECTFDTVYPVVEHCMVGDLDDLIG
- a CDS encoding glycosyltransferase produces the protein MDLLFSSLAAYGHTFPLIPLARAAQRAGHRVHWATGGTMHRVLDELGFATETAGTSIADAFEQVVASSGSVSSTAELKANTEGHRDLVDRAFGEIIPRSFATDLAPILDRVRPDAVIAEAGNFGAVDAAAAAGIPVVVHGIGRGFGFDRDVADAPLLDIFPASIQDPAVVRRVGRIPLRPTAFAPDGPLPAVVTDDSDLRPLVYVTLGTEFGDAAILAAAVTSIASLGVRVLLALGPSVSREALGVVPDAVHVADWVPQAAVLPHASAIVHHGGAGTTLAALAAGLPQLVLPQGADQFRNADAVVSGGLGRQLIGAQTTPLGIRSAVEELLDPAALITRACAVMVDEIEAMPSPDAVVADLPALVGRRSDAASSA
- a CDS encoding sigma-54-dependent Fis family transcriptional regulator, whose translation is MAHDTVVATPSPGDSPALRDEIARSWERSRSSGLRPDDSLERFSVSDVDRRSRLLAAAEPVLDRMESMLARTRYCVLLSDRDARLVDLRFGSHQVRDAVTATGTVLGRPFSEQTSGTNSIATVHELRVPVSVRGDEHYIEAMKGFSCHGHPLIHPVTRRIEGVLDITYLVDEDNPLLRPLLAQSASDIQSRLLEETRSSEQLLFAAFQRSNASRRGAPVIALADEILLENSSASALVGSDDHAALRAQIEGSSLRAGVIESMTLRAGRAVRIRWERPPAGAGVVLEIDPLDAPTVIDTANRPPTARTAAVIGEPGTGRSTALSEWAARFDADTDRFDAAELAVDDAHAWMTRVSTRLRDGDAVVLVENVHLLPDLQACALREAIASATARVGLSSNPVDAAGPEHRRLVSGCRDRTELVPLRLRRHEIPSIARSMLARHGLDLHFSPAAITALVHHDWPGNLADLADEISDVVTRRSAGAITDTDLLRPGRATPTDCTRNPLDTALHDAISNELRRHGGNKRATADHLGISRTTLYKRMRELHIPG
- the rpsG gene encoding 30S ribosomal protein S7, whose amino-acid sequence is MPRKGPAPKRPLVNDPVYSSPLVTQLVNKILLDGKKSTAERIVYQALEQAREKTGTDPVITLKRALDNVKPALEVKSRRVGGATYQVPIEVKPNRANTLALRWLVTFSRQRREKTMVERLANELLDASNGLGAAVKRREDTHKMAEANRAFAHYRW
- a CDS encoding AAA family ATPase — translated: MHDFDSVEDVTARFGETGYIIDERLATTVFLQTRLDKPVLLEGPAGVGKTELAKALAQVTGRRLLRLQCYEGQDETKALYEWDYGKQLLYTQVLKEKIGQLVADADTLGEAVDRISAQESVFFSERFLAPRPLLEAIRSPEPVVLLIDEVDRADEALEAVLLELLGENQVSVPEIGTFVAKIRPYVVLTSNNTRDLSAALKRRCLHSFLGYPTAERELEIVVSKDTGLAQSLAAQLVDVVRGLRDLDLRKSPSISETVDWARTLAVLGAIELTPKLLNDTVSVVVKYDKDVTKATAVMARLIDPNATIDEHSHEHGHDHGHGHSHGPGHSHTHDDDADSGPSGSEIRAAKDTPGRHSDNYYGATTGPDPAMAPPAPGTEASIAGGRNSSFARGFGSKKPGPTTKRRD